The Flavobacterium faecale genomic sequence TTATTTACCTACAAATATAAATAAATTGAGAGTTGTTAGTACAGACGGTGCAGCTTTTATTAGGATAATATCAACTCGTCATTACTGAAAATGACTGAGTATCCTTTTTTAAGAAAATAGGCTGTTGGATTTACATTCGATACCACCATAACGAAGTCGCCTCCCCAAGCACCAAGACTTTTTACCGTTCCATTAAAATCATCAAATAGAGCTTCTTTTACGGTAGGTGTTTCTAAGATGATGCTCATTTTAGCCTCGTGAATGGTTAAGGCAAGACAGAAATCTTCGGCAGTCGTGGCCTCTTTTACAGATTGGGTTAATTGGTTGATACTTTGAATGTTTTTCTCCAAATCAATATGTTTGTTGGCCTTGTAATTGGTAATAGCCGTTTTACTGTTTTGCTTTTGATTAAGGTAAACAAAGTAAATAGTATCTTTAAACGAAGGATTGAAAACTGTTGCACTAACGATAGGTTTTCCTTTTTCTAATTGATAGGTGATTGGGTTATTGTTTTGTGCGCAGGCAATGTCATATCCACTGCCCCCAAAGCTGGTGTTAAGCAATTCAAACGCATCGATGTTTAACCATTGTGCAATGTTATTGATTAAGGTAGAAGAGGTTCCTAATCCCCATTGACGTGCGAAGGTAAGTTTGGTTTCAATTTGATATCCTTTTTCTTTTTCAAGAAGTAAAGGATTGGCCAAATAGGCGTGATGTAATATTCTAATTAAAGTGTCTTTTACCGTTTCCGTTTCCGTTTTGGTAAAATTAATGATATCTGAAAATAAAATAACTGTTTCAAACCAAATGCTTCCGTCAGAGTCGAAACTCGTCCATTGGATTTCTTGGTTGTTCCCTTTGCTAATACTCAAACTCTGTCCTAGTTTTGTTGGTACTGCCAATGCAACAGCGCCATCGAGAACGAGGTATTCACCAGTTAGTAAAAGCTTTCCATTACTATAAAACGTTTTTGTCTCCATCTATCGCATTATTTTCTAATATTTTCTATAAAATTAACTGCTCCACTATGCGTTACTACTTCGTGTTTAAAGTGTTTGCGTACAGCTGCACGCTCCTCATCTGTAGCTTCTAGTTGATTCAGGATATTATTCAAATGCATTTTCATGTGCCCTTCTTGAATTCCTGAGGTTGTAAGAGAACGTAGCGCTCCAAAGTTTTGAGCCAATCCAGCTACAGCTACAAACTGCATCAGTTCTTGTGCTGATGGTTTTTCGAGCATTTCCAAAGATAGTTTTACCAAAGGGTGCAAGCTAGTCAAGCCTCCAACGGTTCCTAATGCTAACGGAACTTCGAGCCAGAAGGTAAATATTCCGTTCTCTATCTTTGCATGTGACAAACTAGAATATTGCCCAGATCGTGATGCATACGCATGGATACCCGCTTCAACAGCACGGAAATCATTTCCTGTGGCGATGATAACGGCGTCAATTCCGTTCATGATACCTTTATTGTGTGTTACGGCTCGATAGGGTTCTACTTCGGCAATTTGAACTGCTTGCACAAAACGTTCTGCAAATACAGTAGCATTCGGAATATGTTTTTCTTCCAATGCTTCTACAGGGCACGATACCTCGGCGCGTACAATGCAATTGGGTACGTAGTTGGACAAAATGCTCATCACAACTTGTATGTTTTTTTCTTCCTCGGTAAACAAATTATAATGTAATGCTTCCTTTTTTAAGGTGTTTGCAAATTGCTCCAAACAGGAATTAATAAAGTTAGCGCCCATGCTGTCTTTAGTTTCAAAAGTAGCATGTAATTGAAAGTAATTCGGAATCAAATTGGTTTTGTCTTTCAATTCGATATTCAAAATACCACCGCCACGTTTTTGCATATTGGCCGTGATGCTTTGGGTTTCGCTAAAAAAGGAGCTTTTTGTCTGTGCAAAAAACAATTCTAGCTTTGAGATATCTCCTTTGTAGATAAAGTGGACTTGTCCTATTTTTTCGGTATTTAGCACTGTTGCTTTAAAACCGCCACGAGTTGACCAAAATTTGGCTGCTTTTGATGCTGCTGCTACAACAGAGCTTTCTTCAATCGCCATCGGGATAGTACTGTATTTTCCGTTGATCAAAAAATTGGGTGCTACTCCTAGAGGAATGTAGAAATTGGTGATGGTGTTTTCTATAAATTCG encodes the following:
- a CDS encoding GYDIA family GHMP kinase, producing METKTFYSNGKLLLTGEYLVLDGAVALAVPTKLGQSLSISKGNNQEIQWTSFDSDGSIWFETVILFSDIINFTKTETETVKDTLIRILHHAYLANPLLLEKEKGYQIETKLTFARQWGLGTSSTLINNIAQWLNIDAFELLNTSFGGSGYDIACAQNNNPITYQLEKGKPIVSATVFNPSFKDTIYFVYLNQKQNSKTAITNYKANKHIDLEKNIQSINQLTQSVKEATTAEDFCLALTIHEAKMSIILETPTVKEALFDDFNGTVKSLGAWGGDFVMVVSNVNPTAYFLKKGYSVIFSNDELILS
- a CDS encoding hydroxymethylglutaryl-CoA reductase, degradative — translated: MNQPFSGFSKLSKEEKINWIAKEYFSTPDEAKALLKQYWNTDEKIQKLHDEFIENTITNFYIPLGVAPNFLINGKYSTIPMAIEESSVVAAASKAAKFWSTRGGFKATVLNTEKIGQVHFIYKGDISKLELFFAQTKSSFFSETQSITANMQKRGGGILNIELKDKTNLIPNYFQLHATFETKDSMGANFINSCLEQFANTLKKEALHYNLFTEEEKNIQVVMSILSNYVPNCIVRAEVSCPVEALEEKHIPNATVFAERFVQAVQIAEVEPYRAVTHNKGIMNGIDAVIIATGNDFRAVEAGIHAYASRSGQYSSLSHAKIENGIFTFWLEVPLALGTVGGLTSLHPLVKLSLEMLEKPSAQELMQFVAVAGLAQNFGALRSLTTSGIQEGHMKMHLNNILNQLEATDEERAAVRKHFKHEVVTHSGAVNFIENIRK